tgggatgggccgaggcctccgcgagctcgggcgtgttgtcggtcttgacagagggttgatgtaggtctcgggagaagacgtccggggggaccattgtccgtcccgaggctatcttagccagctcgtccgcagtctcgttgtaccgtcgagcgatgtggttgagctcgagcccgtagaacttgtcttccaggcaccgaacctcgtcgcagtaggcctccatcttcgggtcgcggtagtgggagttcttcatgacttggtcgatgacaagctacgagtcgccacgaccgtcgaggagccgaacccctagctcgatggcgatgcgcaacccgttaaccagagcctcgtactcggccacgttgtttgacgccgggaaatgaaggcgcagcacgtagcggaggtgcttcccgaggggtgagatgaagagcaggcccgcacccgctcctgttttcatcaacgacccgtcgaaatacatggtccagagttctggttggatcggagctgccgaaAGCTGGGTGTCgatccattcagccacaaagtccgccaagacttgggacttgatggccttccgaggagcgaacgagattgtctcgcccatgatctccaccgcccactttgcaattctacccgaggcctctcggcactggatgatctcccccagggggaaggatgacaccacagtcaccggatgagactcgaagtagtgtcgtaactttcgCCACGTcaaaattaccgcgtacagtagcttctgaatttgcgggtagcggattttggtctcgggcagtacttcactgatgaagtagaccggcctctggacgagcaatgcatgcccttcttctcgtctctcgactacgattgcggcgctgaccacctgagtggttgtggctacgtagatcaagagggcttctcccgcagcggggggcaccaagatgggcgcgcttgtaaggagcgcctttaagttcccgagggcttcctcagcctcgggggtccaagtgaagcactcggtcttccttaagaggcggtacaggggtaagcctctttcaccgaggcgcaagatgaagcggctcagagccgcaaggcatcccatgaccctctgtactcctttcaagtccttgataggccccatgtcggtgatggccgcgattttctccgggttggcctcgatgccctgctcggagacgatgaaccccaggagcatgcctcgggggactctgaagacacacttctcgggattgagttttacgcctttcgccttcagacacttgaatgtcgtttcaaggtcagtgaggaggtcggaggctttccttgtcttgactacgatgtcatcgacgtaagcctcgaccgttcggctaatgtgctctccgaacacgtggttcatgcacctttggtatgtcgcgcctgcattccttaaaccgaatgtcatagtaatatagcagtacatgccaaagggtgtgatgaaagaggtcgcgagctggtcggactctttcatcctgatttggtgataccctgagtaggcatcgaggaatgacagggtttcgcacccagcagtggaatccatgatttgattgatgcgaggcagagggtagggaaccttcggacatgctttgtttagaccagtgtagtctacacacatcctccatttcccacctttctttttcacaagcacagggttggctagccattcgggatggaatacctctttgatgaaccatgcagccatcagcttgtggatctcctcgcctatggctctgcgcttttcttcgtcgaatcggcgcagaggctgcttcacgggtcgagctccagctcggatatccagcgagtgctcggcgacatccctcgatatgccaggcatgtctgagggactccacgcaaaaacctcagcgttcgcgcggagaaagtcgacgagcactgcttcctatttggggtcgagctcggagccgatccggacttgcttggaggcgtcgtttctggggtcgagagggacggatttaactgcctctactggttcgaagttgccggcgtggcgcttcgcatctggcacctccttggagaggcactccaggtcggcgatgagggcctcggatttggcgagggcctcagcgtactccacgcactccacgtcgcattcgtacgcatgtcggtacgtggatccgacggtgaagaccccgttggggcccaacatcttgagcttgaggtaggtgtagttggggacggccatgaacttggcatagcatggtctccccagcaccacgtggtaggttcctcagaacccgaccacctcgaacgtgaggatttcctttcggaagttagagggaatcctgaagcagacgggcagatcgagttgcccaaggaattggacgcgcttcctggggatgataccgtgaaagggcgccgcaccggcccagatcgtggacagatcaatctgcaagagcccgagggtctcggcgtagatgatgttgaggctgctgcctccatccatgaggaccttggtaagcctgacgttgccgatgatgggatcgacaacgagcaggtacttccctgggctcggcacgcggtcggggtggtcgccttggtcgaaggtgatgggcttgtcggaccagtctaggtagattggcgctgccaccttcaacgagcagacttcccggcgctcctgcttgcggtgccgagccgaggcgttcgccacatgcccaccgtagatcatgaagcagtcgtggacctcggggaactcctctgctttgtggccctccttcttgtcgttgtcatggccttttccaccttccgccgggggcccagccttatggaagtagcgccgaagcatgacgcactcctcaagggtgtgcttgatgggaccctgatgataggggcacgactccttgagcatcttgtcgaacaggttggcccctccgggaggcttccgagggttcctgtgctcggcggcagtgacaagatctgcgtcggcggcgtcgcgtttcgcttgcgacttcttcttgcccttcttcttcgtgtcgcgctgagcggacgcctcggggacgacgAGAAATTACGGGCACCCTGATGGCTCCcgcatgtaacacccctggtgttactggcactaaaacttgagcatgacatcatatgcattgacatttcattttgttgtcacacctagaatgcattcactaggtaaaaattcaaaacaagttgtgatgtggtgacttgaagtgtgcttaaccctagggtagggtacttaactctAGGATTAGGGCATGTGGATAATAGTATGCCAAATTGAGTAAAATCTCAAAATTCATTGTAAATGTTCACAAGATACCAAATTTGGTGAACTtttgtggcacaaaaaccctagtatgcccaaaaccctaaaagaaaccctagtatgcccaaaaccctaaaagaaaccctagaaaaccctaattggaaccctagggggtgaattcaaattctatacacttttggactaaagtgcaaatatcaaagtaatagaacatcaaaaactaagtaacttttacattggagaaaTTTCAAGTAGTTTGGggaaatttggacttatttgcaaaaatatCCCATGGACACCCatgtggctaagtctgaaattcagtaaaATGgagtcaactttggagccttgtagttCTTGATTcatgaggattttgccctaggccaatatatcaaacttgtagagctttgataggagtacaactttgcttaagtgactgaGCCTTGATGCTGCACAAAAATTTGAGATAAATTGGCAGGAAAAGGGACTGTCAGTCGCCACTGAAGACTGAATTATGGCCACCAGTGAACTTggaagaacttggagatcaaatTGTGAGGAATTGAGTGGGTAGCTGAGTAAGATCTTTATAACAAACTTGTAGTTGGTTCCTTGGGCGACAACATTGATGCAGAcaagtgagcgagttgttacatgAAAAATAGAAAACGAAGCTCTCCAAATCGTTCTGTTAGAGTGTCTGATGAAGatcaccatggtacagtgaccagaAAAATCTCCGATGTCGTGAACTCGACGCCGGTGATCTGCCGCTGCAATTCGCACCCGCCTAGGAGATTCGTGGCACGGGAGAGGTAGATAACGTCGGGGCGAAGTGAAAATATCCGGGGAGGGGTGAATCCGGTCGCTGGCCGGATTGGTCGTCGTGTCCCGCCGCGGTCAGTCGCGCTGGCATCTTCGGAGCTCACTGTTTCACCGGTCGTGACACGTAAGGACCACTCCTCCGTGTCGTAAGGGTCGTGGCAAGCAGCTGATTATCGTCTGCGGACCAGTTCCCTCTCGCGCGCCATGGTGAGCAAGCCACTGTGAAATATCCTAACCGGGTAACTGTGATCTTAATCCCAAAATTCGTGCATGGTTCAATCGGGACCTATAAATTGATGATGCCCTCTGCTCCGCCTCTTTGTTACGCATCCAACCCACCCCCAGCTAGCTCCTATTGTGCACCAGCGtgccccaatttgggatttcccccaaatcggttctcCACGCCGCCACGCCGTGGGCCGCCGATTGTAGGTCTGTTCCTGTTCTCTGTGTTCATGTTTTAACACCACTACTCACTGGTGATGCTCGTCGGCTCAACCCATTGAGCTAGATCGCACACAATCGTTTGGAACACCTTGATTTGTATACGGTGTTCGCCATCATCGTGGGTGCGAGAATTCAGGGCAGGATTGGTTCAATTGAGGCATGTTTTAGGTTCGCCTCGGGTCAGGGACGCTAGTCCAGCATTTAGTTGAGTCAGTCGACGTCGTTCATGGTCGGACTTAGCAAAGAGATGGCCGATGGCGAGCGCGCCGTTGCCAAGGTttgttttggagaagaaacatAAATCAGAGGGCCTTAGTGCAAACGTCAGAGACACAAATGAATAGTGTGCAAGGATTCTTAATTAGTTATTCAAAAGGCCGAGGTCCTCTGTGCAAAGTCGCCAGCGCGGGCGTGTTTCCCCCGTTCGTGTGCCGGCTCGGGCTggtttgagcatgttactattcatttctttctttttctttttctaccaggcttaggaaatttatagaaattctagaaaagtgctaaaatcatgagaccaattttactatactcctaaattcctctattatttaataaaaatagttccaagattttgagtcccaaccatgaattatttagcaaTTAATGATGCCTAAATCTAGCCTTTTATAATTTTAGGAAATaaattggtagctccaaaaatcataaaactttttgggtaagcttaagATGATAATTAAAGCccctgggtaaagtttggtatcttttggacattgtttgatcccaaaaccccaaaaccctagcttcctaAGGTAGAATTTGTCTAACCCTAATCTGTACTACTTCTTAAGTACATTGTGTAGGCGTGCACAGCACCCATGTTCTGCCTCCCGTCCTCATCCCGTCATCACAGCCGCGTCCCTTTCCACAAAATCAGGCTGCAGCATCGTCCCCACCTGCTTCTGCATTCCCCTGCTGCCTCCTGCCTTCCATAATATCCATGCGGCGCCTTCTATGGAGAGAGCGTCAAATCCGACGCCACCATCTGCGCTGATCCAAATCCGCCCTTCCGTCTTCGGTGCCGAGAGGAAAATGGACAACAATCCCATCCTTCGGCGGCCCTGCGTCAGCCAGGTAGCCATGGCCGCGGAGAGCTGCCACCCGCGTGGTCTCTCGTGTTAGCGCGGTCCTGCATCCCAGCCGACCCTGCCCGCCACAGTGAAGCTCCCGGTCCCCGTCCCCTTCATGGCCCTCGACGCCGAGGATCCCGAGCCTGAACCCCCCATCGCGGGACTCCTCTACGAGCTCCTGCTGGATATCCTCGCCTACGTGCCCCGCGCCCCGCTCCCGTCGCTCCCTGCCGTCTGCCGCTGCTTCGCCTCGCTCCTCGTGTCCCAGACATTCCGGTAGCTCCGCCGCGCGAGTGGCCGCCTCCGCCCATGCCTCCtcaccgtctcctcctcctcctgctcctccGCCCGCGCGCTGCTCCTCCACCTCCACGCCTCCGCCTCCGCGTACTCGCTCGAGGTCGTCGCGCTGCCCCTGCCCACGCGCTGCGACGGCGCCGCATTCGCGCACGCGCGCGCCGTGGCGGTGGGGCGACACGTGTACCTGGTCGGAGATGGCAGCTGCGACTCCAGCGGCGTGCAAGGGGAAACGAAAGCGACACCTCTCCGAGGACGACGTGTGGCTCCTCCTCCACAGGTGCCCGCCGTCCTCCCCCAGCCCGTCCTCCTGTTCTCTCCTTGAGCGGCTGGCTTTCATCTAGGGTTTTACTTCACCGCGTCGCTTGCAACCCTTCTCCCCCCGTAGGTACCATCCAGGGACGATCCTGACGACGCTGCAGGAGGTGGCGCAGCACGCAGATGGCCAGCGCATCGACTGGAGGGCGGTGGTGGCGAAGTCGGCCACGGGGATCACCTCCGCCTGCGAGTACCAGATGTTCTGGCGCCACTTCGCCTATCATCACGACGTCAACGAGAGCGTCGACGCCGATGACCAGCCTCTGGTTTGTAATCCTACCTACTACTCAAAACCTAGATTTTGCTGCCCCTTTCGTATGGGCCTGCAAGGCGTTAATTATCTGAGATTCCTGTAGTGGTGATTGTTTGGATCTTAGGGTTGCACGCACAGGAATTCAGTTTGTTCTTGTGTTGGGTGCTCCTTCGGTAATTGGTGCTACATTTTTTTATGTTCATCTTCTTTGACAATGGTAGGACGATGACAGTGACCTAGAACTGGAGCTTGAACCCGATCCCAACCTGACCAAGGAAACTTTATGTGAGGCCTCTGCATTAGCCAAGGTATCACTTGTTTGGAAAGCATACAGTAGGATGGTCATTTGATTTTAGAATTTATGATGCCAAATCATGTTTAGTTCACCTTATTTTCATTTAATTGAATTCGATGCTCTAAAATATCCAGGAAAGAGAGGCTGTAGATCAAGTAGTAGATGATACGGAAGTGTTTTGGCTCCATACACTTATTCGAGGCTGTAGATCACTCTGCCATTTTTCAACACCTTATTTTACCATGATCAAGTATACCAGAAGTGTTTTGGCTCCATACACTTATTTGATACTGTAGAGGCTGGAACACTGTTCCTTTATCTAAAAAAACTATCAAGAAGTGTTGCACTGTTGTGATTGGCTTGCTCAAACAAATCTTTTACTGCAATCTTATCCAGAATGATTACAAAAGCTCCCCGTCACCCCGAAAGGAGAAGCAGCCTAAGGCAACACTGCCAAGAGTGGAGGCGGAGGAGGGTCGTGCACGGAAGAAACGGGAGTTCGAGAAGAAGCTGGTGGAGGACCACAAGCAGTAGTAGATGATGCGGCAGACAAGGACGACGACGGCACCCACTCTGCTCCTTGGCAAAATGTTGATCGACTTCATCCTCGACGTGGCTGGTTATCTTTGGAACGGTATTGGAGAGCCCGCTCAAGCCTATTTTTTCCTCTGATGAAGTGGCAGGTATGTGAAAATAACAATCACTTTTGAATTTGCTCGGAATGTAATCATATATTTTTCTAATATGTTCCGTCTGCAGTTTGCATACATGGAATTACAGAAAAACCTTGACTCGATTTTGCAATCTGGGCTAAAGCGTATGGCAAGGTTACATGTACATTTCTCAAGTGGCTTACCATTAGACGGAGAAGTAATCAGTGGTATGATTTCTTTCTTCAGAGACATTATTATGTAATATGTTCGTAGAAGAATCAATTATGTTATGTTAGTAGATGATTTGAGTATATCATCAACGTCGAAGGTCGTCGGGATTATTTTTATAAAAAACCTTTTCTGTCAAATTTTTGTTGTAATCTAATATGCTTCCAGACATCATTATTATTCCTTAAGTTAGTTACTTACCTTGATGACTTCAGTTGTTGCACTTTTGTAGCATGTTTTTCAATGTTTATTATGTTGATGCCGCAACAGACTGACTTCCTTAGGCCAGACATGGTACGATTCTTGCCCCCGTCTTCTTATCTATACTGCTTATCATTTCTGGCCTGGCTCTATTTGAGGCTATTTGAGGCAAGGGAAATTTCACTAACAATTTACCATTCAATGAATCTATTTGAGGCTCGCTTCAGTCTAAAGCACTCTTAACTAGATCTTTTCCTTTCCACAGTAGACTGTTTAGAATGAGCTGCTGCTCCACCAATTCTTTTGCAGTCTCCTTGCTTGACTCATGATGAAAACCAAGACATAATATGCCACAAACCTAATAGAGTAAACAAAATCTCCCTCTTTATATTGGCCGGCAAAATTGTGATCCTATCAGCACAAATGAGTTTTTTTCGCTGCACCACAATTGGCTACAGTTGCTAGATGGCAAGAAGACGTATCTCTATGGTTTTTCCGAGTCCAATTATGCCGACTCTAACTATGTAACTCCAAAACCTCTCAGGAAGGCACTATAATGACAGGTGCAAATATTGTAGCCTCATAAGTTACTTGGCTAAATTTACTTGTTTATATTCCTTAACCATGAAATGCTTCTTATTCACAATGAAGTTGTTTTTACCTCAATGAAATGGCTTGACATCTAAAATTTTATATCATCGTCAACTGCAACTATCACCAAGTATCCAAAAGTATTACCATTGTGATATGTTCTTGAGAAAACACACCACCCTGAAAACAATATATGAGGTTTCCAATACTGAATTAGAGAAATCGGGGGAGATGGTGGTGATACTGGCCTCGCAGATCGAGGAAAAGAACCGATACTTGCTCGCTGAACAACAGAAGCTGGGGCCTTTCATGCAGGTGCTTCCCATATGCAACAAGCTACTTTTTGGTTGAAACTATTTGAGAAAATTTGACATATGGATTTTAATATGAATTCATTGGGTTTTACTTatgtgcaaatgttatatttacaTGAGAAACATGCCTTTGATAGTGATTTTTGAAACTCTGATTACAAATGAATGTTAATCTTATGGTTGTGATTTATTTTAGAATGCATGCCATTAGTTCATGTTGCATATAACTGTTTTATTTTCTTCAACAGTAGTTCATCTTCAATGATTCTATACATGTTGCTAGATTATTCATGGTTATCATCTCTTGCACATGGCAGTATCTGGTGTGATTGAGTTTATTCAGTGCTATGATAGGAGTATAGGACTTAGTGAAAATTGTTAATGGTGGATATCCAACCAATGTTCCATATTTCTATTGAAAACACTTACACGTGTATTTTATTTTGTTTAACACTTATGCttgtattttattttattttatttaacatTGGCACAAACACTTACGCAAGATCTAATTTTTCCCCCAAGACCACGCCTTATCACACATGCTACCCCTGGGTTGTGAAAAATATTTTCATTTTTGTAAATGTGCCTCAAGTCAATCTTTTGAATTTTATCAGTCTAAAATACTTATTTGTTGTTTGTTTACCATGGCCGACAATAAGAAGTTTAGAACACTACAGGGTAAACTGGAACACTTCAGGTTCAGCCTTGAGTGGGTTTGGTTTTATACTCCTATGGAGTTTGACACGTCTGCAACCATTTTCAATTGATTCCGAGCTTTGGTAAAGGTTATGGTGAGTAAAGGGGTGATATGGGAATTGGGAAAGGCCAGAGTGCATAAGAAGCCGACGGGTCCCTGCTCGCGCGCCTGTCGCTCGAGGAGCCTGTGGATGAGGAGCCCCTTGTTTATAGACCTCACCTTTTGATATGTGGTGGTAAAAGTGTTGGACTCATAGGGCTGTTCTTCTCAATGAATAGATAGTATCATATTGAGGGCCTTTTTCTTTCCACTTAATGATGTGTTTTTGGCTTACCAGGATCATGTGGGACCAGCTCCGATGAAGCTTTTCCATTTTTCTTAGGCATGCAACTCCGATGAAGCTgctggccatgtcgtcctccgccGGCCTATTTCCATGGCCACGACAAAATTGAGGATCGGTTACCACCTACCTGCGTCCATCGGATGAACCTATGTCGCTGCTGCTTAACTGCACATTGAGATTGAGATTGTGTGGTTGTCGCTGCTGCTTAACTGCACATTGAGATTGAGATTGTGTGGTGTTTTGTTTCAGGTTCAGCCTCACCGCCTACTGTGGGGAGGACAACATTGTAGTTTTAGACTGCTGCTCTACAAGTACCTACTGCCCTACTTCATTTTCAGGGTGCCCTTATTTCTAAGCCTGTATGATTCGGCTAGCAGATGTTAGTACCAATTTATAATACATCTCTAATTTATATTTTCTATATCTAATTTCACATGCAGCCTGGTCACTTTGCATGTGATGGTTTGAAATATTATATGCATATACCATATCATGTTCCCTTTGACTTGATATTATTTGAAAACTTCATGTGTGGCACATAACTTTTGTTTTTAGTTTACAGGTCACTGTATCTTTTTCACCACTGTGTTGGAAGGAGGTTACATTGCAAAAATGCAATGTGTTCCTGGTTCTTGCCTGCGGTGGGCTATTTGGTTGCAACCGTGGCTTGGAGGCTACTATCTAGGCAGGTTGACCCCACCTCAAGTGTTCCTAGATCAACAAGCAAACAGGTCTGTCGTATTCTCCCCACCTCAAGTGTTCCTAGATCAGCAAGCAAACATGCCCGCCGTATTCTTCCTTTCTGTCGTCTAATTGTTACTATGTTAGAATTGCAACTAATAACAAGTTTTGTTCAGACATGTTATGTATCCTGTTATCAGGACATACCATACATTTGATTGTTTTTTATGGCAATAATAATTTTATCAACTATTTGTAAATGCCTTTCCATTCAACCCTGGCAGGAGTATATTATCGAGCCAATTATCGTCTCTCATGGTTTGTATCTAGCTTCATCATTTactatggtgatgtaataatgtaATATAACATGAGCATGGTTATTGCATATTGTTTAAGACTTTAAATGCAGTGCAAAACAGAGATAAGTCACAACATTTTACTTCTCTTCTAATCATCACTTTCGCATGGACTTGTACTCATCGTATTTATTTTACTTTCAGCCTGTAGTGTTGAAAAGTAATTGCATACAAACTCTCATGGATGTGAATGCAAAAGTTCAGTTCTAGGGGTTGTGTTGCTTATTCGCTCTTTGCTGATCAATTATAGATGATTAGTGCAGATACTAAGTGATCCGGAGAAGCGTGCAATTTATGATCAATATGGTGAGGAGGGCTTAAAGGGGATGCCTCCACTACAGTTCCCAGAGCTGGTCCTCCACAACTGCTGGCCTAACTACAGTAAATGATGATGAGTCATAAGAGACTTTTTTTGACTTCAGTACATTCTTTGGTAGGGGAGAAATTTGCATGAGGAGTTATGAACTGCATGCGGATTGAGAAATGGGAGCATTTGCGTATAATACATTATATATTTATATCGTTATATGTCTATGTTTAATCATGGATTTTGTCGTCATCATTCTAATCAcgttccgtggcatcgcacgggcacgtACCTAGTAGGGTACTAActcaggaaaccctagtgacttaggggtaccgtgaaggaaagttatattcaagatataacttaaagtgttctatcataactgcatattcatagcatcacatgggcatttatgtatgtatattgttatttttagaaaacaaagaagaagtagTAGTTGAAGAGGAAGTTGCACCACCAGTTGAAATTCCACCTCTCGGAGAtagtttctactttgacatttgtggaacagatcccaaatctcctacaacacaaggcaagccccggtgcatttaccctttccttgtgattttaaactctttatcacttgaaatgatgcattaggtgatacgagttgggtgttaaacaattgttgcatttccCTTCCTTGGAATTGATTACCATACCTTGTTACCTATTTTActaaaaagttttctgatgcttagatgTGCTTTAGAAAACAATTTTTTTGCttttaaacaaaaggtgatgcttataTGGGAAGGGAatttttcaaagaaaagacttgatggtgaatccatcatggccatgatgggttcaacatcggaaaagatgtacctttgccaggtaccaaactttgggttgtaaatgataaatacgagaccgggcgggtgacttgcacgagaaggaagtctcggtgtagtgtctccgtctgagtcgattaaggaccgtgtcgatgtgtaAGCTTTacctcgggcagaccaataccagaaagaccaacacacaatgggagtggagagatggcgagagtagcgtgtaccctccatggcaagaggctggacggtggtgtatctgtgctctcggttggcgtgaacccggtctggtcttgagaaacccggtggcgagttgacatatgcaagggttaagtgctacatatgccgtgtggttggagatcctcagctgagtattaatcgattcgtatcgctgttacttctcggacatgaagacttggtcactgacttacacatagCAATCCAGTGAAATGAAGgattgataaaagacggctagtgtaggccaagtgcttgactaggatagaaagaactctagatgcaggtaatgacttaatctgataataaaactggatttttaaggatccactgttagtaagcatttctgcaaatagagtctttggttcttgattagccttaccttgactcccataagccagcatatccttgagagtctttttctttgtcgggtaagacttgcgaaagtacacttcgtactcagggttttcgaacccatgttgttgtaagtGGGGAAACAGCGGAGTTTTGCTATTTCTATTCAAAGGTGGTACCTAAAGAGAAGCCAAAGCAGTGATCGTGGGTGCGGGAGGATGTCTGCCTCCCAATTTGAAAACACTAAAcctttgtgcgggagggtgttttgcttccctagtttgtaataatattttatGCACTCATAGCGCCCAGTATTGTAACAatactctctctctctatatatatttcatgaatgtaaattaagtattGTAATATGCTTCCGCTTAATCTTCctctgatgtgatgtaatatctgtgtgatGGGTGAAACGTTCTTGGGCGATGTGATGAAGATACAgagtaccgaacttgtcgagtgattatgtgcacctacatggttgtctgaggtccttaggagAAGGACa
This portion of the Zea mays cultivar B73 chromosome 2, Zm-B73-REFERENCE-NAM-5.0, whole genome shotgun sequence genome encodes:
- the LOC109944540 gene encoding uncharacterized protein, which translates into the protein MAAATPAACKGKRKRHLSEDDVWLLLHRYHPGTILTTLQEVAQHADGQRIDWRAVVAKSATGITSACEYQMFWRHFAYHHDVNESVDADDQPLDDDSDLELELEPDPNLTKETLCEASALAKVSLVWKAYSRMVI